The genomic interval CTGCTTGTTGTTAACCTCAGGCGCAATTACTCCGTCATCACGCAGAGCCTGGGCCAATTCGAAAGCCAGATATGGACAAATGGCATCTGCTCCGTAGCCAAGGAGTACACAAATATGGTGAACTTCCCGGGCCTCAGCAGTTTCCACCACAATGCCCACCTTCATGCGCTGCAGGGTCTCAATCAGATGATGATGCAAGGCGCCGAGGGCCAAAAGGGCTGAGACTGCCACCTTACCATCGATGCCCGCTCCACGATCGGAGATCACCAACAACTGGTAGCCAGCTTGAGCTGCAGCATATCCTTCGCGGCAGACACGATCGATGGCGTCGATATAACCCTGAACGCCTTCGTTGTACTGGAATGTTATGTCCAAGACCTTGGTCCGCCAGCCGCGGTGCGTATTCCGCTTGAGCAGCTGGGTATCTGGAATGCTCAGTATGGGATTGGTGAGCCAAATGCGATGCACCTGCTGAGCCGATGGCTGCAGAAGATTCGCCTCCGGACCGAGAGGACACTGCATCGACATGACCACCTTCTCGCGGAATGGATCGATGGGCGGATTGGTTACCTGGGCGAAGAGCTGCTTGAAGTACTCATACGGTATGGGCTGGAAGTTGGAGAGGCATGCCAGCGGGGCATCATTACCCATGGAGCCAAGGGCTTCCTTCCTGTAAAACAATTAATAGATTATCTTTATGTTATTGATAATTACCCAAATTATCTAATTACTTGTTCTTGAACATGGGAATGAGCAGCATATTGACCGTTTCCGTGGAATAACCGAAAAGAGAGAGCCTGGGATCGAAGATGCCCCTCTGGGAGGCGGGCAACTTGGCCAGCTCATCAACGGGAGGAGTATTCAACACATTGGCGTTGCGAATCTCATCCAGGGTAATCTATTGCGATATAAATACAACTATTAgtttttgcaaaatatttataatattatttaaatgcaacATGCAAAATGAAACGCAACGGGAAGGCAAAAACTAGGATCAACACTACTTTTGGGATGCCAAAGGACAAAGGATAGGATCTAGGGCTATCTCGGTTGGTTAACTCACCATCTGCATCGGTTCCACAACAAAAATACACATAGATTGAGATTAGGGGATAGCGTGAGAGAGAATGGACAAATTTAGACCAaagattattatttttattagttttccGATTGGGTGTCTGGAGATGAGTTTGTGTTTTTAAATGATTAGTGGAAATCGACCCTGTGAGCCTGGTATGTGTAATATAGTATAGGTGGCTGGAGTTGTGGGGCACAGATCTTGAAAGCTCCGTTAAAACTTAGAACATTTTCTAGTAACAATACCATGGATAAATATGCTTATAGCAAAATTTGATCAATGTatctttttgtatttttaaatttaggGTAGAGTTACTGAAAACATTCTAACGATTGTACTCCACCGAGTCTTTCCTCATACCCCATGTGACGACCAAACCTTAACTCACCTTCTGCTGCAGCCACTCGGAATGAGGCCTAGACTTGGCAATCTTGGCCTTCAGCTCGATGTCCTGAATGAGCTTCTTCTCCTTGGTGTCCACTAGCAACATCCTGCCAGGCTTCAAGCGGCTCTTCAGAGTCACCTGCGATGGATCCACATCGTACACACCCACCTCAGAAGCCATGACCAGCACGTTCTCCTTGGTCACGTAGAAACGCGATGGACGCAGTCCATTGCGATCCAAAACGGCGCCAATGTAGCGACCATCGGTGAAGCTAATAAGAGCCGGACCGTCCCAGGGTTCCATGACACAGGCCGCCCATTGGTAGAAGTCACGCTTCTCCTGCGGCATAGTCTTGTCATTCTGCCATGCCTCCGGCACCATGGTCATCACCGATTCCGGCAACGACCTGTCGCTGGCCATGGTGAGGAACTCCAGCACGCAATCGAAGCTGCCGGAATCCGAGAGATTCGGCTCCACCACTGGGTACAGTTTCTTCAGCTGATCCCCAAACAGATCCGACTGCATGACACCCTCGCGAGCCTTCATGAGGTTCACATTTCCCCGAAGAGTGTTGATCTCACCATTGTGGGCCAGGACTCGCAGAGGATGAGCCCTTTCCCAACTGGGAAAGGTGTTGGTGGAGAAACGAGTATGGACCAATGCCAAGTAGGTTTCGAACTCTGGATCCTTCAGGTCCGTGTAGTAATCCCACAGCTGGTCGGAAGTGAAGAGACCCTTGTAGACCACTGTGCGGTCAGACAGGGAGCAGATGTAGAACCGTCGTCCCGGCTTGATCAACTCATGACTGGCCCTCTTCCTAAGGACGAAAACCTGCCGTTCGAAGGCCTTCTCATCGCTTCCGGCTGGACGACGCACAAACACCTGACGGGACAGAGGCTCCGACTTGCGGGCCACCACGCCAATGGCCGACTGATTGGACGGCACAGTGCGCCAGGCAATCACCTCCAATCCAAGACTCTTGGCCAGATCATCGAACTCCTTCTCGGCAGCTGCATGCTGAGCCTCATCCAGGTAGAAAATGCCCGTGGCATAGTCACCCAACTCCGGCAAGGTTACACCCTGCTTGGCACTGCAAACGGAGAATACGTATGGTTAGTTGAGTTTGAGGGATATGGTGAGTTAAATTTGTCATAACTTAGATAATGTTTTATGATTTTAAAGGAATTTCACGGAATCAGACTACCGCTTTGTCAACGTTTAAGCATTTTTCCATTGGATACATTCTGAGCTCCAATATTAATGCGCCATTAAATCGCTGTCATAGTCAGCTCTCCATTTGGCGCAAGTCAATCCAAGTCACCCAGTTCAGTTACTCAGTCATTCATTCATCGCGCCATTCCATTGAGTGCTAGTGACGAAACGAGTCCGCCACAAGTCGCACCTTATCAGCATCTTTCTATGGACAAGCTGTCAGCGATCCAGCCGTCACAACCTGATGGAACCAAGCCCGTACCTCCCCCATTCCGTCCACCAGTGCGCATTATTCGCCTGTCCACCTGTTTTCGTTATTCAAGCATGCATTCGTACACTGCGAGAAAGCCGTATGAACACACATATTTTGCGATAACAATGTCATATACTAATTTTGTTGATTCCAACACACATTGCAAACCGAAAATGCAAAGTTTTTCCCCATGTGCAATTGAGATTGAGCTGAGCTTATATGTTTGTACCTGAACCTCGTTCTTATTACGTCTCAGAATTCCGGTTGAACCGATGGACGGGGTACTGTTTAAGTGTTTTGCCATAATTTCGCAATTAGTCCAAGACTTGAAGCCGGTCCTTGAACTTGGCAATCGCCGACTTGTTGCGTTGCTCTCAGATCGCAATCTTAAATGCTCTTGACCGTTTGCACGTGCGTGTCTAGAGTGAATTTCTTCCTTCTCGATTGGGGCATGCAAAGTATTTCACAATTTCTTGTCCAAAACGAAACCCCGAATCGTCCAGAACACCCCGAAAATACTCGGACATATCAATTAAACCGTAGGCTAGACACTAATTAAACTAGATTTATGGGACTGTCGTGCGACATTACGCGTTTTAATGACCCAACCAGTTGCGAAAATCCATCTGTCACCTCCTTCTATTTgtgtatattatatatagtatatactTGGGCATCAAGTTCTATTAATTACATAGCAAATAGTTGCAAATTCGCGCCATTGATTAGCGCATATTCAGTTGTAAATCGCTTGGACAGTGTCGTTTTTATGAGCTTGGGTTCGGGAAAGACGCTTTCCATTGGCTGTAATGGAGTGGAACGCATTCAAATCGATTGGTTCCATTGGAAACTATCAAGCATTTTCAAAGATTCTAGAATCAGCACCTAGCAACCGAAACGCATTTAACtgatatatttaataaagGTCAGCGTAATTGAGCTCTGATTAAACTGCTTAAAATCGTAGAGGTCTTTAGCACATTTGACTTTGATTTGAGCGATTTAGGTCAGTTAACCTTAATAAACTTTTCAAATATTCTTTCTTTCCTTAACCATTTCAAATGCTTAATTGAAACACTCGAGCTCGGTTTAAAGTTCTGggaaatataataaaaactttttaaaagtGTCCTATTATTGACTGTTAATTATTTTATGCTTTCAAATCTTTCTTCATTTAAAGTATCTGAATCTTACCCGACCAAATCTCATTACTATGCACATCTGGTACACTGGATTAAGTGAAGAACCCGAGGGGTACAACAAATAGGAGACCTTGCCGTGTTTTTCCATTTGGCGTAGTTGAGCTAAATAATGTAGAATAATTTGCACAAAGTAATTGGCTGCAAATGGCTTCTATTCTGCTATCCACTTAGACTGGACCCTAAAAACATCGTTTAATCCCATATATGGcctattaaaataaataaatatatatattacggCTACGTATGTTTACCGATTCTGGGCAAAGCGTGACGAAAACAAGAACCGTGCCAAAAAGCTGACGaaataaacagaaaacaaaatacataGGTCGGTCGGGAGCAGAGAGCAGATGTTGGATTGTCGGATTGTCGGATCTCTATAGGTAGGCAAATACTCCCcgacatatgtatgtacgttctatatgtatgtacttgtATGTGACCGCCACTGGTCGTGGATGCGATATATCTTCGTGGACCTGTGGATGTGCCTCATTTCAACAAACTATTTTTGATCTTTTCCTCACGCTACTTTGAAATTTAGCAAATAAACGGACATAAATGTTAATATCCTCCCTTAAACCAGAAAGTACATTAAGTATCATTTTGTATATCATTAATAAATTGGACAAAGCTATTGAATTATCTCATTTATGCACACAGTGGCTAAACGTAATCAATAAATCTCACTTTAAATTGTTACGTGATCTTTCTTCTATTGCTGCATATCAATTTGAATAACAAAAAGACAGTTTACTGATACTTTATAAGGAAAAATCAATCTTAGCATTATCGATTATACTTCCCGTAAGAATAAATTAACTTTgttatataataattatactcgttttaataattatttaattgggTTTCATATTGAAGAAAGATTAAATATGAGGTTATTGCTTCAATTAAACCAACTTAATCTTAAATGAATTATACTTTTATTAAGAGAATAGATCTCAACTGATAGACAACGACAAACAACAAGGCAGCTTTGAGCTATTTTCGTATTTCGCGCACGAGATCGCGCCGATATCGCTCCGCCATGCCCCCTGCCCACCAACAAGTCCCGTGTTCCGTGTAAGCAGTTCGTTCATCAATGGCGACGGCGCCAGAGGAGCCGGCACAAataaacatatgtatattcgatactatatctatatatatatggatatattGGTGATACTTACAGAGCTTTGGAGTAGAGTCCGTGAGGAATGGAAGCCAAGACGCCAGCGCCATCGCCAGTGTCATTGTCGCAGGCGCAGGCGCCGCGGTGATTCATCCGTTCTGAGAGGGTCTGGGCATCACGTAGAATCTATGTGTGAAAGGAAAATCTTTTTAGCTTACATTCATCGCTTTTAATTTCAATACGTAGATTTAAAcgtcttaataaataaaacatttacttataaataaagcaaatcaaatataatGCATGTATATTTTAAACGGATAATACAAAATTGTAGAACGGTACATTATAGTACATGGATTGGTTTTCAAAATTGAAAGAAGTTTATAAAAGAAGCTTAAACAACTTTATAATAAAAACTTGCTTGTTATAAAGTTTTGGTTTCAGGATCGAAAGGATGTACATATATGCTGGATCCTTACCTTGTGAGAGCGTTTGCCATCGATGGCCACGATGAAACCGACTCCGCAGGCCTCGTGCTCATTCTGGGGATCGTAGAGTCCCTGTTTTCCAGGTGCCTCCCATggcatttgctgctgctgctgctgctcctcctcctgaaCATCCTGATCCTGCTGCCCGTTCAAATGCAGTTCATTCGATTCTTCGAAGTTATCGCCGCTGCTGCCGATGGCCGAACTATCGAAATGATCGGAATCACCGATGGTAATcgctgatgttgttgttgttgttgcctcaACAGTTGCACATTCAAATTCGCAATTGTCAGTGATTGTTGGTGCCATTATACGTTGTTACCGTTGCACTTGCTGAAAATCTCTCGGGATCTAATTTGGTTTCACTCGATCTTAATTGTATCTGCACTGCGTTCAATTAGCGTGTTCACACCGTTTAAGTTAACAGTTATTTCTGGTTGAATTAGCACAGTTAGTTCAGTTTATATTTgcctgcaaaaaaaaaatagtaaaaataTATTGCAATTTTATTCCACTTATTTTGCAGTGCTGTTGCACTTGAAACTGATTTTTGCACGTTGCTCAGCTATTTGTATCGCCATTCGTTTTACACTATTttcacacacatacacttaTGCACTGCTAGATATTCTAGGTAACTATTTCTATTGTATCCCGCTGCTGGCACACGCGACACTGACGGCTGCTCACAAGCGAATGAGCGCCGTTGGAGCAGCGCAGCAGCGTAGAGCCCCAGCCAAGATCCAAGATCGATCGGACTCTCTCCTCGAAAAGGTGGAGCACTCTTCCCCACGACCGCTCGACTATATAGTATCTCTGCCTCTCTCTCCCGAGTTGCGCACGCAATCAGAGGCCTGATTCAATTCTGAATCAATATCATGTAATGCAATTGCGCTTATCAGGAACGTATTTACAGGACAGTTACAGTAATTAAAACCATGAGAATTGCTATTTTTAAGAAGaactttataaatattttattttactttttggTAGATATTACTTATATCctttcaaataattttatttttattttatatttttgttccC from Drosophila mauritiana strain mau12 chromosome 3L, ASM438214v1, whole genome shotgun sequence carries:
- the LOC117139093 gene encoding glutamate synthase 1 [NADH], chloroplastic isoform X3 is translated as MAPTITDNCEFECATVEATTTTTSAITIGDSDHFDSSAIGSSGDNFEESNELHLNGQQDQDVQEEEQQQQQQMPWEAPGKQGLYDPQNEHEACGVGFIVAIDGKRSHKILRDAQTLSERMNHRGACACDNDTGDGAGVLASIPHGLYSKALAKQGVTLPELGDYATGIFYLDEAQHAAAEKEFDDLAKSLGLEVIAWRTVPSNQSAIGVVARKSEPLSRQVFVRRPAGSDEKAFERQVFVLRKRASHELIKPGRRFYICSLSDRTVVYKGLFTSDQLWDYYTDLKDPEFETYLALVHTRFSTNTFPSWERAHPLRVLAHNGEINTLRGNVNLMKAREGVMQSDLFGDQLKKLYPVVEPNLSDSGSFDCVLEFLTMASDRSLPESVMTMVPEAWQNDKTMPQEKRDFYQWAACVMEPWDGPALISFTDGRYIGAVLDRNGLRPSRFYVTKENVLVMASEVGVYDVDPSQVTLKSRLKPGRMLLVDTKEKKLIQDIELKAKIAKSRPHSEWLQQKMITLDEIRNANVLNTPPVDELAKLPASQRGIFDPRLSLFGYSTETVNMLLIPMFKNKKEALGSMGNDAPLACLSNFQPIPYEYFKQLFAQVTNPPIDPFREKVVMSMQCPLGPEANLLQPSAQQVHRIWLTNPILSIPDTQLLKRNTHRGWRTKVLDITFQYNEGVQGYIDAIDRVCREGYAAAQAGYQLLVISDRGAGIDGKVAVSALLALGALHHHLIETLQRMKVGIVVETAEAREVHHICVLLGYGADAICPYLAFELAQALRDDGVIAPEVNNKQIYAAYAQAIDTGIAKVMAKMGISTLQSYKSAQIFEAVGLGSDLVAKCFRGTQSRIGGVTLEILAKEGLQRYQLTYGKATPDTRILRNPGQYHWRHGGEAHINEPSSIGSLQEAAVNKNLDAFEAFKKTTLDSVKKCALRGQLEFVTDRQSIDISEVEPASEIVKRFATGAMSFGSISLEAHQTLSITMNRIGGKSNTGEGGEDSDRYLNQDPNNSRRSAIKQVASGRFGVTASYLANADDLQIKMAQGAKPGEGGELPGYKVTKDIAKTRKSVPGVGLISPPPHHDIYSIEDLAELIYDLKCSNPNARISVKLVSEVGVGVVASGVAKGKAEHIVISGHDGGTGASSWTGIKNAGLPWELGVAETHQVLVLNNLRSR